In Hemiscyllium ocellatum isolate sHemOce1 chromosome 16, sHemOce1.pat.X.cur, whole genome shotgun sequence, one genomic interval encodes:
- the LOC132823107 gene encoding protocadherin-10-like translates to MAKWLNRLYYFAFLTCVSDLILCQIQYVIPEEMERGDFVGNIAEDLGLTIGEMSVRKFRLVSDDGMPLFKVNMGNGILVVNERIDREILCGRIVSCSVSQDVAVENPLEMHRVNVDILDVNDNSPKFPKMRYVLQVSEVTAVGSLFLLESAQDADVGTNAVSSYEISTNKHFSLKTRTRGDGSKMAELMLENPLDREQLSSFHLTLTAFDGGTPRRSGTAEIIITILDVNDCAPVFDHQTYKTKTLENLPKGSLITTINAVDLDQGTNGEVKYYLSSHVSHSVRELFSLDPATGQIRVQGSLDYEEEEAYQLDVEAVDDGTPALVGRAEILVEIVDVNDNAPELKINPLSIEVSEDAARGTVIAIISATDPDSGGNGQVRCQLPPNIPFKLQKSLNGQYNLIVSDTLNRESSPYYNISISAWDAGSPSLSTNKTMHISVSDVNDNAPQFTQAVYNVFLMENNAPGASIFDVTAFDPDMGKNSAVSYFLLDSFTHESSASGRFSVNSENGHLYALRSFDYETQKKFQIKVQAQDGGTPSLTSTALVNIIILDQNDNAPVIVSPSNHSSSILIVPKSAHPGYLATKVIATDADSGQNARLSYQLIEATDHSIFNVGFTSGEIRTTRNFREQDALRQALVILVRDNGQPSLSSSVSILFTIQSNVTENTFEHKSKPRNPELFSDINFLLIIILGSTSCIFLFIIILLVVVKCKQDRNNYCYAFRFCCYRQRNSTGASYCRDVTKANLNYLDSAQTLPIRESYNYTVCLSPESSKSDFLFLKPCNPTLPLDDINALGT, encoded by the coding sequence ATGGCGAAATGGCTCAACCGGCTGTACTATTTTGCATTCCTGACTTGCGTTTCGGATTTAATTTTGTGTCAAATACAATACGTGATCCCCGAAGAAATGGAGCGCGGTGATTTTGTAGGGAATATTGCGGAGGATTTAGGCCTAACCATTGGAGAGATGTCAGTTCGCAAATTTCGGCTCGTCTCTGATGACGGAATGCCGCTATTTAAGGTGAACATGGGGAATGGCATTTTAGTTGTAAACGAGAGAATCGACAGGGAAATTCTCTGTGGACGAATTGTGAGTTGTTCTGTTTCTCAGGATGTAGCGGTAGAAAATCCTTTGGAAATGCACCGTGTCAATGTCGACATATTGGATGTAAATGATAACTCGCCTAAGTTTCCGAAAATGAGATACGTTTTACAAGTATCTGAGGTAACTGCAGTAGGATCACTTTTCCTACTGGAGAGTGCGCAAGATGCAGATGTGGGTACTAACGCTGTGAGTAGTTACGAAATCAGCACAAACAAGCACTTTAGCTTGAAGACTCGGACGAGAGGCGATGGGAGTAAAATGGCAGAGCTGATGTTAGAAAATCCCTTAGACCGCGAGCAACTCTCGAGTTTTCATCTGACACTGACGGCCTTTGACGGTGGAACTCCTCGTAGATCCGGTACTGCAGAAATAATCATCACTATATTGGATGTAAATGATTGTGCCCCAGTATTTGATCATCAGACATACAAAACTAAAACATTGGAGAATTTACCTAAAGGTTCATTAATTAcaacaataaatgctgttgaTTTAGACCAGGGAACAAATGGCGAGGTGAAGTACTATTTAAGCAGCCACGTTTCTCACAGTGTGAGGGAATTGTTCAGTTTGGACCCGGCAACTGGGCAGATCAGAGTTCAAGGCTCACTAGATTATGAAGAAGAAGAGGCTTACCAACTTGATGTGGAAGCTGTGGATGATGGTACACCCGCATTAGTTGGGCGTGCTGAAATTCTTGTCGAAATAGTTGATGTTAATGATAACGCCCCGGAGTTAAAAATAAACCCGTTATCCATTGAAGTAAGCGAAGATGCTGCAAGAGGGACTGTGATCGCTATAATAAGTGCAACCGATCCTGATTCTGGCGGAAATGGACAAGTGCGGTGTCAGTTGCCACCAAATATCCCATTTAAACTTCAAAAATCTTTGAACGGGCAGTACAATTTAATAGTGAGTGACACACTGAATCGCGAATCCTCTCCGTACTACAACATTTCCATTTCTGCCTGGGATGCAGGATCACCATCTCTTTCCACAAATAAAACTATGCACATTTCAGTTTCTGATGTCAATGATAATGCACCACAATTTACGCAGGCTGTATATAATGTGTTCCTGATGGAAAACAATGCTCCTGGTGCGTCAATATTTGATGTTACCGCTTTCGACCCTGACATGGGCAAGAATAGCGCTGTATCGTATTTCCTATTGGACAGTTTCACACATGAAAGTTCCGCGTCTGGCCGCTTCAGTGTTAACTCGGAAAATGGGCACCTTTACGCGCTACGCTCTTTTGACTATGAAACACAGAAGAAGTTTCAGATCAAAGTTCAGGCTCAGGATGGCGGTACTCCCTCACTGACCAGCACTGCTCTCGTAAATATTATTATCCTGGACCAAAATGACAACGCCCCAGTCATTGTCTCACCTTCAAACCACAGCAGTTCGATTTTGATTGTACCAAAATCTGCACATCCCGGGTATTTGGCTACCAAAGTAATTGCGACAGACGCAGATTCTGGACAGAATGCACGACTTTCTTACCAGCTCATAGAGGCTACTGATCACAGCATTTTTAATGTGGGATTTACCTCTGGCGAAATTCGAACGACTCGAAATTTTAGGGAGCAAGATGCTCTTAGACAGGCGCTTGTAATTTTGGTCAGGGACAATGGGCAGCCGAGTCTCTCCAGTTCAGTTTCAATTCTCTTTACAATCCAAAGTAATGTTACTGAAAATACCTTTGAACACAAAAGCAAACCTCGAAATCCAGAATTATTTTCAGATATAAATTTTCTGTTGATCATAATTTTAGGATCAACTTCCTGTATATTTTTATTCATAATAATTCTTCTGGTCGTTGTGAAGTGCAAACAAGATAGGAATAATTACTGTTACGCGTTCAGATTCTGTTGCTACAGACAGAGAAATTCAACGGGTGCCTCTTATTGTCGAGATGTCACAAAGGCAAATTTAAATTATCTAGATTCTGCTCAAACTCTGCCAATTCGAGAATCATATAATTACACTGTCTGTCTGTCACCCGAATCCTCTAAGAGtgattttttgtttttaaaaccctGTAACCCGACACTGCCTCTGGATGATATTAATGCTCTAGGCACATAG